A genomic region of Anopheles coustani chromosome 3, idAnoCousDA_361_x.2, whole genome shotgun sequence contains the following coding sequences:
- the LOC131260762 gene encoding splicing factor U2AF 50 kDa subunit, whose protein sequence is MSDRDREYRGGGGGGRGGGGGGGGGGGGGGGGGGGRHRSRSRERRRSNSRSRDRRRSRSRSPYRKHRSRRRKPSLYWDVPPPGFEHITPLQYKAMQAAGQIPANIVADTPQAAVPVVGSTITRQARRLYVGNIPFGVTEEEMMEFFNQQMHLSGLAQAAGNPVLACQINLDKNFAFLEFRSIDETTQAMAFDSINFKGQSLKIRRPHDYQPMPGMTDNATVNVPEKFSGVISTVVPDSPHKIFIGGLPNYLNEDQVKELLLSFGQLKAFNLVKDAATGLGKGYAFAEYVEYPTTDQAIAGLNGMQLGDKKLIVQRASVGAKNSNAAVVAPVQIQVPGLSLVGSSGPPTEVLCLLNMVTPDELKDEEEYEDILEDIREECNKYGVVRSVEIPRPIEGVDVPGCGKVFVEFNSIVDCQKAQQALTGRKFSDRVVVTSYFDPDKYHRREF, encoded by the exons ATGT CTGATCGTGATCGAGAGtaccgtggtggtggtggtggcggacgcggtggtggcggtgggggTGGAGGAGGcggaggtggcggtggcggcggtggcggtggtcgtCATAGGTCACGGTCCAGGGAAAGACGCCGGAGCAATTCACGTAGCCGTGACCGGAGGAGATCGCGTTCACGGTCGCCATACAGAAAGCATCGTTCGCGTAGGCGCAAGCCTTCCCTATACTGGGACGTTCCGCCACCGGGCTTCGAGCACATAACGCCACTACAGTACAAAGCCATGCAGGCCGCGGGGCAGATTCCGGCCAACATCGTAGCCGACACACCGCAAGCTGCGGTGCCCGTCGTAGGGTCCACCATTACGCGTCAGGCGCGCCGATTGTACGTCGGTAACATCCCGTTCGGCGTGACGGAGGAGGAAATGATGGAGTTCTTCAATCAGCAGATGCATCTGTCGGGGTTGGCGCAGGCCGCGGGCAATCCAGTGCTCGCCTGTCAGATAAATTTGGACAAAAACTTTGCTTTCCTCGAGTTTCGTTCCATCGACGAAACCACTCAGGCGATGGCTTTCGATAGCATTAACTTTAAGGGACAAAGTTTGAAGATACGCCGTCCTCATGATTACCAGCCCATGCCGGGAATGACGGACAACGCAACAGTTAACGTACCGG AAAAATTCTCCGGAGTTATAAGCACGGTCGTACCGGACTCGCCGCACAAGATCTTTATCGGCGGTTTGCCAAACTATTTGAACGAAGATCAG GTTAAGGAATTGCTGCTTTCGTTCGGACAACTGAAAGCGTTCAATCTGGTCAAGGACGCCGCAACCGGTCTGGGCAAAGGTTACGCCTTTGCCGAGTACGTCGAGTACCCGACAACCGATCAG GCAATCGCTGGCTTGAACGGTATGCAGCTCGGCGATAAAAAGCTGATCGTTCAACGTGCCAGCGTCGGAGCAAAGAACTCGAATGCGGCCGTCGTAGCACCGGTTCAGATTCAG GTACCGGGTCTTTCGCTGGTCGGCTCCTCCGGTCCTCCGACGGAGGTGCTCTGCCTGCTGAACATGGTCACGCCGGACGAGCTGAAGGACGAGGAAGAGTACGAGGACATCCTCGAGGACATTCGGGAGGAGTGCAACAAGTATGGGGTGGTGCGAAGCGTAGAAATTCCACGACCCATCGAGGGTGTGGACGTGCCGGGCTGCGGCAAGGTGTTTGTCGAGTTCAACTCGATCGTCGATTGTCAGAAGGCCCAACAGGCACTGACCGGTCGAAAGTTTAGCGATCGTGTCGTCGTCACCTCCTATTTCGATCCAGATAAGTATCATCGTCGCGAGTTCTAG